Proteins from one Listeria weihenstephanensis genomic window:
- a CDS encoding Imm59 family immunity protein has protein sequence MESKIEEYKEMIQRDINLLGYSALRYSLFAGEENHRDEYQVRIEYTNGKFEVYMTGERASVSGKSGFEDFWKAYKEFMYKILLTVLSNREHIQSNEPPEYPCPLWDK, from the coding sequence GTGGAATCAAAAATTGAAGAATATAAAGAAATGATTCAGCGTGACATTAACTTATTGGGGTATTCAGCATTAAGGTATTCACTTTTTGCCGGGGAAGAAAATCATCGTGATGAATATCAGGTTAGAATTGAGTATACGAATGGAAAATTTGAAGTTTATATGACTGGCGAACGTGCATCAGTTTCTGGAAAGAGTGGATTCGAAGATTTTTGGAAAGCATATAAAGAATTTATGTATAAAATACTACTCACAGTTTTAAGTAATCGTGAACATATACAAAGTAATGAACCTCCTGAATATCCCTGCCCGTTATGGGATAAATAA
- a CDS encoding Imm59 family immunity protein, whose product MNSDSIEEYKNILEDDIQILGYGDLRYSIFEGPENNRQEYQIRIEKIGGTFEVYMTADRAGVMGKYQFEDIFDAFHQFLSIMQDTILSNRKRVRDGEPPEYSCPLWDN is encoded by the coding sequence ATGAACAGTGATTCAATTGAAGAGTATAAAAATATTTTAGAGGATGATATTCAAATATTGGGCTATGGAGACTTAAGGTATTCCATTTTTGAGGGGCCAGAAAACAACAGACAAGAGTATCAAATTAGAATTGAAAAAATTGGAGGAACCTTTGAAGTTTATATGACAGCTGATAGAGCTGGTGTAATGGGGAAATACCAGTTTGAAGATATTTTTGATGCATTCCATCAGTTTCTAAGTATAATGCAGGATACTATCCTTTCAAATAGGAAAAGGGTAAGAGATGGAGAGCCACCAGAATATTCTTGTCCATTATGGGATAATTAG
- a CDS encoding TNT domain-containing protein, with amino-acid sequence MDFKINIGELEDVLTSLHKMKSSLETLDRVLVNVQNAIAQQQGKLAEALTMEFGAHRDDISRQQGTVTKLFTYLENYVNDLKDIDSPTYRNQDMLIDARGLQKAAEMQGYALDDAKSEVFRVSQPSIERIPDDPDELWVMRHNQGLMEDLDDYLRQKLTQLQQNEGEAMHRISQDMRRLMEMDRAHASKIEEDYRHYDRNKVRQIGASTRDSIFGFGKSTLDSLKHPEKHLESMAMLMKNLRTDPSGTMGMFWNGIVSSYLEPYKKGDAYGLASTTIFLASVLGITKGINDFSKIKNVKDVSASSKVNNISEEVGAVVKPFSPKKIVLENGEIAYESKWGALVRSPKYLDESGDIKWPKADGFVVDKAGKAITVNANLKAGQVIDRYGDSFGRFTSPVENGKILEYDTRGLPYPESVKPYYQYEVVQDINLVNVKKAVENLPPAMQNDLRTGMRKHNFTLDDIANPQQGKVAEVFGAGGGTQIQLGTVVDWYEKLGLLKEVVK; translated from the coding sequence ATGGATTTTAAAATCAATATAGGGGAATTGGAAGATGTATTGACATCGCTCCATAAAATGAAATCGAGCTTAGAAACGTTAGACCGTGTGTTAGTCAACGTACAAAATGCCATCGCTCAACAACAAGGGAAATTAGCCGAAGCGTTGACGATGGAATTTGGTGCCCATCGAGACGATATTTCTAGGCAACAAGGAACGGTGACAAAACTGTTTACGTATTTAGAAAACTATGTGAATGATTTGAAAGACATAGATAGCCCAACCTATCGCAATCAGGATATGCTCATTGATGCGCGTGGCCTTCAAAAAGCGGCTGAAATGCAGGGATACGCTTTAGATGATGCCAAAAGCGAGGTATTCCGCGTGTCACAGCCAAGCATCGAGCGCATACCAGATGATCCAGATGAATTATGGGTCATGCGACATAACCAAGGATTGATGGAAGATTTAGATGATTATTTAAGGCAAAAGTTGACGCAATTACAGCAAAATGAAGGTGAAGCGATGCATCGGATTAGCCAAGATATGCGACGCCTCATGGAAATGGATCGCGCACACGCCTCTAAAATTGAAGAAGATTATCGGCATTATGATCGAAATAAGGTACGTCAAATTGGCGCTTCTACGAGAGATTCTATTTTTGGGTTTGGGAAAAGTACGCTTGATAGTTTGAAACATCCAGAAAAACATTTGGAGAGCATGGCTATGTTGATGAAAAACCTGCGTACTGACCCGTCAGGAACAATGGGGATGTTCTGGAATGGTATCGTGTCTAGTTATTTAGAACCCTATAAAAAGGGAGATGCCTATGGATTAGCTAGTACTACTATCTTTTTGGCTAGTGTGTTGGGTATTACGAAAGGTATTAACGATTTCAGCAAGATAAAAAATGTGAAAGATGTCAGTGCTAGCTCTAAAGTCAATAATATAAGTGAAGAAGTTGGAGCGGTTGTAAAGCCTTTCTCTCCTAAGAAAATCGTTTTAGAAAATGGAGAAATAGCATATGAATCAAAATGGGGAGCCTTGGTTCGCTCACCTAAATACCTAGATGAGTCAGGCGATATAAAATGGCCAAAAGCAGATGGTTTTGTTGTGGATAAGGCCGGAAAAGCAATTACAGTTAATGCAAATTTGAAAGCTGGACAAGTTATTGATAGGTATGGAGATTCTTTCGGAAGATTTACGAGTCCTGTGGAAAATGGTAAGATTCTTGAGTATGATACCAGAGGGTTACCATATCCAGAGAGTGTAAAGCCTTATTACCAATACGAAGTGGTGCAAGATATAAACTTGGTGAACGTAAAAAAAGCTGTTGAGAACCTCCCTCCTGCGATGCAAAACGACTTAAGAACTGGGATGAGAAAACATAATTTTACTTTGGACGATATAGCAAATCCCCAACAAGGAAAGGTAGCAGAAGTTTTTGGAGCAGGCGGAGGCACTCAGATTCAACTAGGAACTGTGGTCGACTGGTATGAAAAATTAGGACTTTTAAAGGAGGTAGTAAAATGA
- a CDS encoding putative holin-like toxin — protein sequence MSVAEALALMIGFGSFLVSLIGLVVKIAKAVQQDKE from the coding sequence ATGTCTGTTGCAGAAGCACTCGCGCTCATGATCGGCTTTGGAAGCTTTTTAGTTTCCTTAATCGGTCTAGTAGTCAAGATTGCTAAAGCAGTACAACAAGACAAAGAATAG
- a CDS encoding NCS2 family permease produces MEKLFRLRENKTTIKTEILAGLTTFLSMAYILFVNPSALATTGMDMSAVFVATALAAVVGSLLMGLIANYPIGLAPGIGLSSFFAYTVCAQWGIPWETALSGVLVSGCVFIVLTVTGIREKIINAIPTELKFAVGAGIGFFIAFLGLKNAGIIVGNKATLVALGDLHNSAVLLAVFGIVITIILMTLNINGAIFIGMAATVIVGMIFQLIDVPTQVVAPIPDISPTFGQALFHLGDIFTPQMLIVILTFFFIDFFDTAGTLVAVANQAGFMKDNKIPRASRALFADSSATIVGSILGTSTTTSYVESTAGVAVGGRTGLTAIVIAICFGLSMFFSPLLGVITSAVTTPALVIVGILMIGNVAHIDWSKFEIAVPCFMVILMMVLSFSIASGIALGFIFYPITMFFKGRYKEVHPIMYVLMILFICYFIFVV; encoded by the coding sequence ATGGAAAAATTGTTTAGACTACGAGAAAATAAGACAACGATTAAAACAGAAATTTTGGCGGGGTTAACGACTTTCTTGTCAATGGCTTACATATTATTTGTGAATCCGTCCGCACTTGCAACAACCGGGATGGACATGAGCGCGGTATTCGTTGCTACGGCTCTTGCGGCTGTCGTCGGATCGTTACTCATGGGACTTATCGCGAACTATCCAATCGGGTTAGCGCCTGGAATCGGACTTAGTTCTTTTTTCGCGTACACGGTTTGTGCACAGTGGGGCATTCCTTGGGAGACCGCACTATCTGGCGTTTTAGTGTCCGGTTGTGTGTTTATCGTCTTGACTGTTACAGGAATTCGTGAAAAAATTATTAACGCAATTCCAACCGAGTTAAAATTCGCCGTGGGTGCAGGGATTGGTTTTTTCATCGCTTTTCTTGGCTTGAAAAACGCGGGGATTATCGTTGGAAATAAGGCGACACTCGTGGCACTGGGCGATTTGCATAATAGCGCTGTCCTGCTCGCTGTTTTTGGTATCGTTATTACCATTATTCTCATGACTTTAAATATAAATGGAGCGATTTTTATCGGGATGGCAGCGACTGTTATTGTCGGCATGATTTTCCAACTAATCGATGTTCCAACTCAAGTCGTGGCACCGATTCCAGATATTTCGCCTACTTTTGGACAAGCACTCTTTCACCTTGGCGATATTTTCACACCACAGATGTTGATCGTCATTTTGACATTCTTCTTCATTGATTTCTTTGATACGGCTGGAACACTCGTTGCGGTAGCGAATCAAGCAGGATTCATGAAAGATAACAAAATCCCACGCGCAAGCCGTGCCTTGTTCGCTGACTCCTCGGCGACGATTGTTGGCTCTATTCTAGGAACCTCTACAACAACTTCTTATGTAGAATCGACAGCGGGGGTTGCGGTTGGCGGACGTACCGGATTGACCGCGATTGTCATAGCAATTTGTTTCGGACTATCGATGTTCTTTTCACCACTGCTCGGCGTTATCACAAGCGCTGTAACGACTCCTGCCCTAGTGATTGTCGGCATTCTAATGATTGGTAACGTGGCACATATCGACTGGTCCAAATTCGAAATCGCCGTTCCTTGTTTCATGGTTATTTTGATGATGGTACTTAGTTTCTCGATAGCATCAGGAATCGCGCTCGGCTTCATTTTCTACCCGATTACGATGTTCTTCAAAGGTAGATACAAAGAAGTCCACCCGATTATGTACGTATTAATGATCTTATTTATCTGCTATTTTATATTTGTTGTTTAA
- the hisJ gene encoding histidinol-phosphatase HisJ: MKKWDGHTHTEFCPHGSGDKVEAMIEKAIGLGFTDYSITEHPPMPAAFEEVIANSMEDIATAAIRWDQLDAYFERAQAMKRKYKDQIRIHVGLEVDFLPGFEQDTRALLREYGSQMDDGVLSLHFMPGIGGWRFIDFSAEDFEAGILKYYGSFDAVQKGYYALIRESLFADLGPAKPTRLGHISLCQKFQRFFVNEETGMKKDTRLHISDLLRDVKAREYQLDWNTAGLYKEFCEKTYPPLDVVNEARRLGIELVYGSDSHSLADVGRGYDYYENH, encoded by the coding sequence ATGAAAAAATGGGATGGGCATACGCATACGGAATTTTGTCCACACGGTTCAGGGGACAAGGTGGAGGCTATGATTGAAAAAGCAATTGGACTGGGGTTCACGGATTATTCGATTACGGAGCATCCACCAATGCCGGCTGCGTTTGAGGAAGTTATTGCGAATTCGATGGAGGACATTGCGACAGCAGCAATTCGGTGGGATCAATTAGATGCTTATTTTGAGCGAGCGCAGGCGATGAAGCGTAAATATAAAGATCAGATTCGGATTCATGTCGGTTTGGAAGTGGATTTTTTGCCGGGGTTTGAGCAGGATACGCGGGCGTTGCTTAGGGAGTATGGTTCGCAGATGGATGATGGTGTTTTGTCGCTACACTTTATGCCAGGTATCGGTGGTTGGCGCTTTATTGATTTTTCAGCGGAGGATTTTGAGGCGGGAATTTTGAAGTATTATGGTAGCTTTGATGCAGTTCAGAAGGGGTATTATGCGTTGATTCGAGAATCGTTGTTTGCTGACTTAGGGCCAGCGAAGCCGACGCGATTGGGGCATATTTCACTTTGCCAGAAGTTTCAGCGCTTTTTTGTAAATGAAGAAACTGGGATGAAAAAGGATACGCGACTCCATATTTCAGATTTGCTGAGGGATGTTAAGGCGCGGGAATATCAGTTGGATTGGAACACGGCGGGACTTTACAAGGAATTTTGTGAAAAAACGTATCCACCGCTTGATGTAGTGAATGAGGCGCGAAGATTGGGGATTGAATTGGTTTATGGCTCGGATTCGCATAGCTTGGCGGATGTGGGGCGAGGCTATGACTACTATGAAAACCATTAA
- a CDS encoding immunoglobulin-like domain-containing protein, translating into MNKIMKKTALLFLATNVFAGSVIATAPVGAQAANQAVQGSIYGNVKAEVNALFVGKDPKNDIRAGLDQTPVNDAIADVALLEDPIQQAELRLILDKAISQLTTKIQSTLTIDSALKGATGITGKLESQTVFIAEVYNATGTRIAMTTGMASTDNTYKVALNRVNRYDEDGSWIDMGAVTLEKGMKVKIYVNLLNSKGQRFTAADLTQDVIGIPYEEAEAAVLGLFVDSNPTKMVATTASKASVTEAQMKVAILQASPEKDTLQGYLNKAETLVGARDAFQGITLSDDHQAATFALDNTEQAKYAYKFTLNNNAMTTTSTVSGNTKNVVSPSTLAVGDTVAIWAQVENVSYLIADLRVTAVPTPEELARQLVDELFIDNNSANHVKPTTNQTDLNKAQAQVNLIIDYTTRTSIQKDLDKAKSEFNVIAPITINPVTTNTTEVTGTGEPNAGVVVRNGSLVLGSSTVDANGEYSVSIPQQTVNTSLTVYITKPLNGKANVASISVTKGADITLSANDYKLGEATITGTYGKNIPRVRLWVNGVAVTQATLNTDGTFTIEKAANYVKAPTDKVEIVAVDSKFVELMRVPVKITGSIVKDYALTANGYQVDAANIEGTYGKDIAKVSLWVNGVSVAQATTNPDGTYQAKNITQFVTSKKDLVEVVGVDAQNAEVKRVRVTVTSSPLENWIKADTYQFGMLPLTGTIGKNISKVRLWVNGKAVQEAIINEDRSYIFANAKKSILKDSDLVEVVGVDDAYVEVGRATVVVKPIVLDLTLTADDYAFGSLTLTGTYGKDIKYVRLFVNGEVAKQADLDPIAGTYTCTEIIKKITSNADKLEIVAVDANFKEIKRIPVIVK; encoded by the coding sequence ATGAATAAAATAATGAAGAAAACAGCATTACTTTTTTTAGCAACGAATGTTTTTGCAGGATCGGTTATCGCGACGGCACCAGTTGGGGCACAAGCGGCGAACCAAGCAGTACAAGGCTCGATCTACGGAAATGTGAAAGCGGAAGTCAACGCATTGTTTGTAGGGAAAGACCCAAAAAATGATATCAGAGCGGGACTAGATCAAACGCCAGTCAACGATGCGATTGCAGATGTTGCCCTTTTAGAAGATCCAATCCAGCAAGCCGAGTTACGATTGATTCTGGATAAGGCGATCAGCCAACTAACCACGAAAATCCAATCCACTTTAACAATCGATAGCGCTTTAAAAGGAGCAACGGGAATCACTGGAAAACTCGAATCACAGACGGTTTTCATCGCAGAGGTTTACAATGCGACTGGCACAAGAATCGCGATGACAACAGGCATGGCATCAACAGACAATACATACAAGGTAGCGCTAAATCGTGTGAATCGGTACGATGAAGACGGCTCATGGATCGATATGGGAGCGGTGACTTTAGAAAAAGGCATGAAAGTCAAAATTTACGTGAATTTACTGAATTCCAAAGGACAACGTTTCACGGCTGCGGATTTAACGCAGGATGTCATCGGAATACCGTATGAAGAAGCAGAAGCGGCAGTTTTAGGCTTGTTTGTGGATAGCAATCCGACTAAAATGGTAGCAACAACGGCCAGTAAAGCAAGTGTAACGGAGGCGCAAATGAAAGTAGCTATTCTACAAGCATCTCCAGAAAAAGATACGCTACAGGGCTACTTGAATAAAGCCGAAACGCTAGTTGGAGCGCGCGATGCGTTCCAAGGAATCACATTAAGCGACGATCATCAAGCGGCAACTTTTGCGTTAGATAATACGGAACAGGCGAAATATGCCTACAAGTTTACATTAAATAATAACGCGATGACGACAACAAGTACGGTAAGCGGAAATACGAAAAATGTTGTATCGCCGAGCACGTTAGCAGTTGGCGATACGGTTGCGATTTGGGCACAAGTAGAGAACGTATCCTACTTAATCGCGGACTTGAGGGTAACAGCGGTTCCAACCCCAGAAGAACTTGCACGCCAGTTGGTGGATGAATTGTTCATCGATAATAATTCTGCAAACCATGTCAAACCAACAACAAACCAAACAGACTTGAATAAAGCGCAGGCACAGGTTAATTTGATAATAGACTACACAACGAGAACGAGTATCCAGAAAGATTTGGATAAGGCAAAAAGTGAATTCAATGTCATTGCGCCAATCACGATTAATCCAGTGACAACAAATACAACAGAAGTAACAGGGACCGGTGAACCGAATGCAGGTGTGGTTGTACGAAATGGTTCCCTTGTTTTAGGCTCAAGTACAGTGGACGCGAACGGAGAATATAGTGTCTCGATACCACAACAAACAGTTAACACGAGTCTAACCGTATACATCACAAAACCACTAAATGGTAAAGCGAATGTGGCGAGCATTTCTGTGACAAAAGGCGCTGACATCACACTTTCTGCGAATGATTACAAGCTAGGCGAAGCAACCATAACAGGAACATACGGCAAAAATATCCCGCGTGTTCGCCTTTGGGTCAATGGGGTTGCGGTAACACAAGCCACATTAAACACAGATGGCACATTCACGATCGAAAAGGCAGCGAATTACGTCAAGGCACCAACAGACAAAGTCGAAATCGTAGCCGTTGATTCGAAATTTGTCGAACTAATGCGCGTTCCTGTGAAAATTACAGGTTCCATCGTCAAAGATTATGCACTAACAGCCAATGGATATCAGGTGGACGCGGCGAACATCGAAGGCACTTACGGAAAAGACATCGCAAAAGTTTCTCTTTGGGTCAATGGTGTATCAGTGGCTCAAGCGACAACAAATCCAGACGGAACTTATCAAGCAAAGAACATCACGCAATTTGTAACATCGAAGAAAGACCTAGTGGAAGTCGTTGGTGTTGACGCACAAAACGCGGAAGTGAAACGCGTGAGAGTAACCGTTACGAGCTCCCCACTAGAGAACTGGATAAAAGCGGACACATATCAATTTGGTATGCTGCCACTTACCGGGACGATCGGTAAGAATATCAGTAAAGTACGTCTTTGGGTCAACGGTAAAGCTGTGCAAGAAGCCATAATAAACGAAGATCGTAGCTATATTTTTGCGAATGCTAAGAAAAGCATTTTGAAAGATAGCGATTTGGTGGAAGTTGTTGGAGTAGACGATGCTTATGTAGAGGTTGGTCGTGCAACAGTTGTAGTGAAGCCGATTGTGCTAGATCTTACGTTAACAGCGGATGACTATGCATTTGGTAGCCTCACACTAACAGGAACATACGGTAAAGATATTAAATATGTGCGCCTTTTTGTGAATGGTGAAGTCGCGAAGCAAGCTGATTTGGACCCAATAGCAGGAACCTACACATGTACAGAGATTATCAAAAAAATTACGAGCAATGCGGATAAATTAGAAATTGTAGCGGTAGATGCGAATTTTAAAGAGATCAAGCGGATACCAGTTATAGTGAAATAA
- the hisZ gene encoding ATP phosphoribosyltransferase regulatory subunit produces MKWNRNLPTGTRDKLFKEAAAAYDMEHLVNRSFHARGYQRIETPVIEFDDVFSAINDVNLYRFFDKKGRLTVLRPDMTSPIGRVISTTGVTPPLKLSYSGKVFRANEELAGERNEMTQAGIEIIGFASIKAEIECITSAIVVLKQLGISDFQIEIGHAAIYQAVIQTLDLQGSDEEAFRQVLQNKSLFGIRAFVESHPSVMDDFILALPRLFGSVDTIREAQALTDNVVILEALAQMETIIEVVDVPEHLSVDIGLVQELHYYTGAIFRGYADMSAVHFLSGGRYDSLFAEFGEDNWPAVGLALNLDEIVSLKRRSLKEDKPDAKTFIHYSLETMHLAEEILAKTPNSSLSFFDQLSESVAFAKKWQFSRIIDVSDHTVREIDPEKEVLT; encoded by the coding sequence ATGAAATGGAATCGAAATTTACCTACTGGAACCAGAGATAAACTTTTTAAAGAAGCGGCGGCGGCTTATGATATGGAACATCTGGTGAATCGGTCGTTTCATGCGCGCGGATATCAGAGAATTGAAACGCCTGTCATCGAATTTGATGATGTTTTCTCGGCGATTAATGATGTAAATCTGTACCGTTTTTTCGATAAAAAGGGGCGTTTGACAGTTTTGCGGCCAGATATGACGTCGCCGATTGGTCGGGTGATTAGTACGACAGGTGTGACGCCGCCGCTCAAGCTTTCGTATAGCGGTAAGGTGTTTCGGGCGAATGAGGAATTGGCTGGGGAACGCAATGAAATGACGCAGGCTGGGATTGAAATTATCGGGTTTGCTTCTATTAAAGCGGAGATTGAGTGCATTACGAGTGCGATTGTGGTTTTGAAGCAGCTGGGGATTAGTGATTTCCAAATTGAGATTGGGCACGCGGCGATTTATCAGGCTGTGATTCAGACGCTGGATTTGCAAGGTAGCGACGAGGAAGCTTTTCGCCAAGTGTTGCAGAATAAGAGTTTGTTTGGGATTCGGGCGTTTGTGGAAAGCCATCCGAGTGTGATGGATGATTTTATTTTGGCATTGCCGCGCTTGTTTGGTTCGGTGGACACGATTCGGGAGGCGCAGGCGTTGACGGACAATGTCGTTATTTTGGAGGCATTGGCGCAGATGGAGACGATTATTGAGGTCGTGGATGTGCCGGAGCATTTGTCGGTGGATATTGGCTTGGTGCAGGAGCTTCATTATTATACGGGCGCGATTTTCCGTGGTTATGCGGATATGTCGGCGGTTCATTTTTTGAGCGGTGGTCGGTACGATTCGCTTTTCGCTGAGTTTGGGGAGGATAATTGGCCTGCTGTTGGGTTAGCGCTGAATTTGGATGAGATTGTGTCACTGAAACGGCGGTCGTTGAAAGAAGACAAGCCGGACGCGAAAACGTTTATTCATTATTCGCTTGAAACGATGCATCTGGCGGAAGAAATTCTGGCTAAGACGCCAAACAGTTCGCTTAGTTTTTTCGATCAGTTGTCGGAGAGCGTTGCCTTTGCGAAGAAATGGCAATTTAGTCGAATCATTGATGTGAGCGATCATACGGTGCGCGAGATTGATCCAGAAAAGGAGGTTTTGACATGA
- the hisG gene encoding ATP phosphoribosyltransferase, with protein sequence MKSLQIALTKGRLEKSAVALFEQAGVDCTMLHEKSRKLIFKSEDAPYSFILAKAPDVTTYVKHGVADIGIVGKDVLMEQDKEHYEMLDLKIGRCQFCLASTPSYDPSDYRRKIIATKYPTVATKYFRERGEDVEIIKIEGSVEMAPILGLADAIIDIVETGSTLRENGLVIFDTMYDISARLIVNKASLKRNKAQIFELIDLLESTLEEDAK encoded by the coding sequence ATGAAATCACTGCAAATTGCCTTGACGAAAGGACGCTTGGAGAAGTCGGCGGTAGCACTTTTTGAGCAGGCTGGTGTGGATTGTACGATGCTACATGAGAAGAGTCGGAAGCTTATTTTTAAGAGTGAGGACGCGCCGTATTCGTTTATTTTGGCGAAGGCGCCGGACGTGACGACGTATGTGAAGCATGGTGTTGCGGATATCGGGATTGTTGGGAAAGACGTGCTGATGGAGCAGGATAAGGAGCATTACGAGATGCTGGATTTGAAAATTGGGCGGTGTCAGTTCTGCCTTGCGTCGACGCCCAGCTACGATCCTAGTGATTATAGGCGCAAAATTATCGCGACGAAATACCCGACGGTGGCGACGAAATATTTTCGCGAACGTGGCGAGGATGTCGAGATTATCAAAATTGAAGGGTCGGTTGAGATGGCACCGATTCTGGGACTTGCCGATGCGATTATTGATATTGTAGAAACGGGATCGACGCTACGTGAGAACGGATTGGTTATTTTTGATACAATGTACGATATTTCGGCGCGGCTCATCGTGAATAAGGCGTCGCTGAAACGGAATAAAGCGCAAATTTTTGAATTAATTGATTTGTTGGAGAGCACGCTTGAGGAGGACGCGAAATGA
- the hisD gene encoding histidinol dehydrogenase, whose amino-acid sequence MRFISGDKEAILEQLHSATSADTQVETEASVKVIIEDVKANGDAALFRLTEQFDGVRLTDFRVAQSLLDNALDHVEADFIKALEQAKVNILSYHQKQKQSGFVDTEKHGVMRGQLVRPLETAGIYVPGGTAAYPSSVLMNILPAKIAGVPRIIMVTPPGKDGLNPYILAAAKIAGADEVYQIGGAQAVAALAFGTESIPKVDKIVGPGNIFVALAKREVFGIVDIDMIAGPSEVVVVADATANPRFVAADLLSQAEHDTLARAILITTSEAFGQAVASEVEKQLPTLPREEIARASITNFGQVIVAESVEIAFDIMNEIAPEHLEIQLENPMDYLSYVKNAGSVFLGAYASEPLGDYFAGPNHVLPTSGTARFFSPLGVADFCKRTSFISYTKDALAKEKDAIVLLAEKEGLTAHARAIEIRFEEDDEDENS is encoded by the coding sequence ATGAGGTTTATTTCTGGGGATAAAGAGGCGATATTGGAGCAATTACATAGCGCGACGAGTGCGGATACGCAAGTCGAGACCGAGGCTTCTGTCAAAGTGATTATCGAGGATGTGAAAGCGAATGGTGACGCGGCGCTTTTTAGACTGACGGAGCAATTTGACGGGGTTCGATTAACGGATTTTAGAGTGGCGCAAAGTTTGCTGGACAATGCTTTGGATCACGTGGAAGCTGATTTTATCAAGGCGTTGGAACAGGCGAAGGTGAATATCCTGTCTTACCACCAAAAGCAGAAGCAGTCTGGATTTGTGGACACGGAGAAACACGGCGTGATGCGCGGTCAGCTCGTTCGTCCGCTTGAAACGGCTGGGATTTATGTTCCCGGTGGTACGGCCGCTTATCCTTCTTCCGTATTGATGAACATTTTACCTGCCAAAATTGCTGGGGTTCCGCGGATTATTATGGTGACACCGCCTGGAAAAGATGGCTTGAATCCGTATATTCTAGCTGCTGCGAAAATTGCGGGTGCGGATGAAGTGTATCAAATCGGGGGCGCGCAAGCCGTTGCTGCTCTCGCGTTCGGGACTGAATCGATTCCAAAAGTAGATAAGATTGTTGGACCGGGTAATATTTTTGTGGCGCTAGCGAAACGGGAAGTGTTTGGCATCGTGGATATCGATATGATTGCCGGGCCTTCGGAGGTTGTCGTGGTCGCGGACGCCACGGCGAATCCTCGTTTTGTTGCTGCGGATTTATTGTCGCAAGCGGAGCATGATACGTTGGCGCGCGCGATTCTCATTACGACGAGTGAAGCGTTTGGTCAAGCCGTTGCTTCCGAAGTGGAAAAGCAGCTTCCAACCCTGCCGCGCGAGGAGATTGCTCGGGCTTCGATTACCAATTTTGGTCAGGTGATTGTTGCTGAATCTGTGGAAATCGCGTTCGATATTATGAATGAGATTGCGCCGGAGCATCTCGAAATCCAGTTGGAGAACCCGATGGATTATCTGAGTTATGTTAAAAATGCTGGCTCGGTTTTCTTGGGCGCTTATGCCTCCGAACCGCTTGGTGACTATTTTGCAGGACCGAATCACGTGTTGCCGACGAGTGGAACGGCGCGATTCTTCTCCCCGCTCGGTGTCGCTGATTTCTGCAAACGTACCTCGTTTATTTCTTACACAAAAGACGCGCTGGCGAAGGAAAAAGATGCGATTGTACTGCTCGCTGAAAAGGAAGGCTTGACGGCGCACGCTCGCGCTATCGAAATTCGATTTGAGGAGGATGACGAAGATGAGAACAGCTAA
- the hisB gene encoding imidazoleglycerol-phosphate dehydratase HisB: protein MRTAKIERKTAETSIKMEVYLDQPEKCEINTGVGFLDHMLTLFARHSRIGFVCEAIGDLDVDSHHTAEDVGIVLGQCLKEALGDKAGINRYGSEYVPMDESLGFVALDLSGRSYLVFDASFDNPKLGDFDTELVEEFFQAVAFNAAMNLHCRVLYGKNTHHKIEALFKAFGRALRQAITVNPDIQGVNSTKGVL, encoded by the coding sequence ATGAGAACAGCTAAAATAGAACGGAAAACCGCGGAAACATCGATTAAAATGGAGGTTTATTTGGATCAGCCGGAGAAATGCGAGATTAACACTGGGGTTGGCTTTCTTGATCACATGTTGACTTTATTTGCGAGGCATAGTCGGATTGGATTTGTTTGTGAGGCGATTGGGGATCTGGATGTCGATTCGCACCACACGGCGGAAGATGTCGGGATTGTGCTCGGCCAATGTTTGAAGGAAGCTCTTGGCGATAAAGCTGGGATTAATCGTTATGGTTCGGAATATGTGCCGATGGATGAGTCACTTGGCTTTGTGGCGCTTGATCTCAGCGGGCGTTCGTACCTCGTTTTTGATGCTTCGTTTGATAATCCGAAACTTGGTGATTTCGATACGGAATTGGTCGAGGAATTCTTTCAAGCGGTGGCGTTTAATGCAGCGATGAACCTGCATTGTCGCGTGCTTTACGGCAAAAATACGCATCACAAAATTGAGGCACTGTTTAAGGCGTTTGGGCGTGCTCTGCGTCAAGCGATCACGGTAAATCCTGATATTCAAGGGGTCAACTCGACGAAAGGTGTGCTGTAA